The following are encoded together in the Zingiber officinale cultivar Zhangliang chromosome 8A, Zo_v1.1, whole genome shotgun sequence genome:
- the LOC122008193 gene encoding F-box protein FBX14-like, with product MARVEETGGDREENKEEETSWWSPEAVEGGRVGEGPSRGSRGGRGGDGGRPDTPPPPPYSDQVLENVLENVLQFLVCRRDRNAASLVCRSWYRAEAQTRRELSVGNCYAVSPARVVRRFRCARALVLKGRPRFADFNLFPLGWGARFSPWLAAMATAYPWLERVCLKRMTVSDSDLAFLARSFPSFRDLTLICCDGFGTAGLAVIAVLCRNLRILDLIENDVEDEEEEVIDWISRFPETTTSLESLSFECVNCPVNFSALEALVARSPSLRRLRVNQNVSLGQLRRLMARAPHLTHLGTGSFRPGIAEDLNVADLEQAFVSSKSLICLSGFREVAPEHLPAILPVCANLVSLNLSYAVITAEQLKPVILKCNNLRTFWVLDTVGDEGLLAVAKACKNLHELRVFPFEATEDSEGSVSDVGLVAISNGCRKLQSILFFCQRMTNSAVVAMSKNCQDLVVFRLCIMGRHRPDHITREPMDEGFGAIVMNCKKLTRLAVSGLLTDKVFKYIATHGKSIRTLSVAFAGDSDLSLKYVLEGCHSLQKLEIRDSPFGDVGLLSGIHHYYNMRFLWMSSCMLTLSGCKEVAQKMPNLVVEVIGDRPKDLDSDTVEKLYLYRSLEGPRDDVPLFVNIL from the exons ATGGCGAGAGTGGAGGAAACCGGCGGCGATAGGGAGGAGAACAAGGAGGAGGAGACGAGCTGGTGGTCCCCTGAAGCTGTCGAGGGCGGGAGGGTCGGAGAAGGGCCCAGCAGAGGTAGTCGTGGTGGCAGAGGCGGTGATGGGGGGCGACCCGacacgccgccgccgccgccctaCTCGGACCAGGTGCTGGAGAACGTCCTGGAGAACGTGCTCCAGTTCCTGGTCTGCCGGCGGGACCGGAACGCGGCGTCGCTGGTGTGCCGGTCCTGGTATCGCGCCGAGGCGCAAACCCGGCGGGAGCTCTCCGTCGGCAACTGCTACGCTGTGTCCCCGGCGCGCGTCGTCCGGCGGTTCCGCTGCGCCCGGGCGCTCGTGCTCAAGGGCCGCCCCCGCTTCGCTGACTTCAACCTCTTCCCCCTCGGCTGGGGTGCCCGCTTCTCCCCCTGGCTCGCCGCCATGGCGACCGCCTATCCCTGGCTCGAGCGCGTCTGCCTCAAGCGGATGACCGTCTCCGACTCCGACCTTGCCTTCCTCGCCCGTTCCTTTCCCTCTTTTCGCGATCTCACGCTCATCTGCTGCGACGGGTTCGGCACCGCCGGCCTCGCCGTAATCGCTGTGCTCTGCAG GAACCTGAGAATCTTGGATCTGATCGAGAACGATGTGGAGGACGAGGAGGAGGAAGTCATCGACTGGATCTCGAGGTTCCCGGAGACAACCACCTCTTTGGAGTCGCTGTCGTTCGAGTGCGTGAATTGCCCGGTGAACTTCTCCGCCCTGGAGGCTCTAGTCGCTCGATCGCCCTCCCTCCGGAGGCTTCGGGTGAACCAGAACGTATCTCTCGGCCAGCTCCGCCGCCTCATGGCCCGGGCGCCGCATCTCACCCACCTTGGCACCGGTTCCTTCCGGCCAGGCATCGCCGAAGATCTCAACGTCGCTGATCTCGAGCAAGCCTTTGTCTCGTCCAAGTCGCTCATTTGCCTATCTGGATTCCGCGAGGTGGCGCCGGAGCACCTCCCGGCCATCCTCCCCGTCTGCGCCAACCTTGTCTCCCTCAATTTAAGCTATGCCGTCATCACCGCTGAGCAGCTCAAGCCTGTCATCCTCAAATGCAACAACCTCCGCACCTTCTGG GTTCTTGACACTGTTGGTGATGAGGGACTACTGGCGGTGGCCAAGGCATGCAAAAACCTTCATGAACTCAGAGTGTTCCCCTTCGAGGCCACCGAGGATTCAGAGGGCTCAGTCTCTGATGTTGGCCTTGTGGCAATCTCAAATGGATGCAGGAAGCTCCAATCGATCCTGTTCTTCTGCCAGAGAATGACTAATTCTGCCGTTGTAGCCATGTCGAAGAACTGCCAGGATCTAGTTGTATTCCGCCTCTGCATCATGGGTCGCCACCGCCCCGATCACATTACCAGGGAGCCTATGGATGAAGGCTTTGGGGCCATTGTTATGAACTGCAAAAAGCTAACTAGGCTCGCCGTCTCTGGCCTGCTTACTGACAAAGTGTTCAAGTACATTGCAACGCATGGGAAGTCAATTAGGACCCTCTCAGTGGCATTCGCCGGAGACAGTGATTTGAGCTTGAAGTATGTGCTTGAAGGCTGTCACAGTTTGCAAAAACTGGAGATTAGGGACAGCCCTTTTGGTGATGTAGGTCTACTATCAGGGATCCATCATTACTACAATATGAGGTTCTTGTGGATGTCTTCATGCATGCTAACTTTAAGTGGTTGCAAGGAAGTGGCCCAGAAGATGCCCAACTTGGTGGTAGAAGTGATTGGGGATCGGCCCAAGGACCTCGACAGTGATACCGTGGAGAAGTTGTACTTGTACCGGTCCCTGGAAGGTCCAAGGGATGATGTGCCGCTGTTCGTCAACATCTTGTAG
- the LOC122011583 gene encoding adenine/guanine permease AZG1-like gives MMKTVVEVEWENMREAIPAFVTIILMPLTYSITYDLIGGIATYIVLRLCEYICSVLVKSFHLLRNSSALLPCSINVDG, from the exons ATGATGAAGACGGTAGTGGAGGTGGAATGGGAGAACATGAGGGAAGCCATCCCCGCCTTCGTCACCATCATTTTGATGCCCCTCACCTACTCAATTACGTACGACCTCATCGGTGGCATTGCCACCTACATCGTCCTCCGCCTTTGCGAATACATCTGCTCTGTTCTCGTCAAGAGCTTCCATCTTCTCCGCAATAGCTCTGCTTTATTACCTTGTTCGATCAATGTGGATG GTTGA